GTTAAAAACAATCGCAACAGAATCTAACAAAGCTTCTTTAACAGAATCACAAAATGCCATATCTACTACGATCAAATTATTAATGATCTCAGTCGCCGTAGCGATTATCGTTTCAACTATCTTACTCATTTTCATTAGCAGAAAAATTTCATCACATTTAAATCAATTGGTTTTAACAAGTGAAGAAATTGCCGGTGGTAACCTAACGTTTGAACCTCTAACGAATGATGGAAATGATGAAATTGGAAAGCTGTCTCAAGCAATTAATCACATGGGTAGTCGTTTAAGAGAAATGATCTTAGAAGTTTCTCATATCGCTTCAGATGTTGATCATCAAAGTTCCGCGTTTGCTGAATCTGCCTCAGAACTAAAACAAGGCAGCACACAGGTGGCAAATACAATTGATGAATTAGCCTCAGGTGTTAACAACCAAGCAAACGAAGTATCAGATATCTCTGAGCATATTAAGGAATTCAGTAATCGTTTAATTGAAATGAATCAGGACGGAAGCAAATTGGTGCAGTTTTCCGATGACATGTTAACAGTATCCGTTAACGGTGATCAGCAGATGAAGAGTTCTTTAGAGCAAATGAAGCTTATTCATATGATCGTTGAACGATCAGTTGAGAAAGTGAAAAATCTTGAATTAAAAACGGAATCAATCACAGAGCTTGTTACAGTCATTAAATCAATTGCAGAGCAAACAAATCTTCTCGCACTTAATGCCTCAATTGAAGCAGCAAGAGCTGGAGAAAGCGGGAAAGGCTTCGCTGTTGTAGCCTCAGAAGTTAAGAAACTAGCAAACGAAGTAACAGCTTCAATTGAAAACATTACTTCTATTGTTACTAGTATTAAAGAAGAGACAACATCAATATCAAATGAACTAAATAGTGGGTTTCAAAAGGTAAATGAAGGAACGGAACAAATTGAAGTAACAGGTAAGTACTTCTCAGATATTAAGGAAAAAGTTTACGATATGACAAATCGTGTAAAAAATATCTCATCAGCTTTTCATTATTTTGAACAAACAAGTCAAGAAATCAATCAATCCGTTGAACAAATTGCAGCCATATCTGAAGAATCAGCTGCAGGGTCAGAGGAAATCTCTGCTGCTATCTTCGAACAAACGCAATCAATTGATACTATTTCAACAAGTGCAAGCACGCTATCAAAAATGGTTATTCGAATGAATGAGATGATTGGTAAATTTAAGGTTTAAGTCAAACTAAAAGATGGAGGTCACAAGGTGCTTAGATACTACAAAAAAACAAGCTTA
This genomic stretch from Metabacillus sp. B2-18 harbors:
- a CDS encoding methyl-accepting chemotaxis protein, yielding MFNHLRWKNTKIGGKYFYIFLVVIVTFLVSIFITYGLLNKTSQTIDHSLAKNEIALYSSDLASLYHEKYSQIPEYLLLADEERLMNYLEDSRTFVDIAKKLKAQLTNKEQIDIFNKIIENNHKLDEYFFSTIVPNVQQINSEEFNKLQGDASSLKNETSELSEQLKTIATESNKASLTESQNAISTTIKLLMISVAVAIIVSTILLIFISRKISSHLNQLVLTSEEIAGGNLTFEPLTNDGNDEIGKLSQAINHMGSRLREMILEVSHIASDVDHQSSAFAESASELKQGSTQVANTIDELASGVNNQANEVSDISEHIKEFSNRLIEMNQDGSKLVQFSDDMLTVSVNGDQQMKSSLEQMKLIHMIVERSVEKVKNLELKTESITELVTVIKSIAEQTNLLALNASIEAARAGESGKGFAVVASEVKKLANEVTASIENITSIVTSIKEETTSISNELNSGFQKVNEGTEQIEVTGKYFSDIKEKVYDMTNRVKNISSAFHYFEQTSQEINQSVEQIAAISEESAAGSEEISAAIFEQTQSIDTISTSASTLSKMVIRMNEMIGKFKV